One window of Papio anubis isolate 15944 chromosome 10, Panubis1.0, whole genome shotgun sequence genomic DNA carries:
- the GBX2 gene encoding homeobox protein GBX-2 isoform X1 has protein sequence MSAAFPPSLMMMQRPLGSSTAFSIDSLIGSPPQPSPGHFVYTGYPMFMPYRPVVLPPPPPPPPALPQAALQPALPPAHPHHQIPSLPTGFCSSLAQGMALTSTLMATLPGGFSASPQHQEAAAARKFAPQPLPGGGNFDKAEALQADAEDGKGFLAKEGSLLAFSAAEAVQASLVGAVRGQGKDESKVEDDPKGKEESFSLESDVDYSSDDNLTGQAAHKEEDPGHALEETPPSSGAAGSTTSTGKNRRRRTAFTSEQLLELEKEFHCKKYLSLTERSQIAHALKLSEVQVKIWFQNRRAKWKRVKAGNANSKTGEPSRNPKIVVPIPVHVSRFAIRSQHQQLEQARP, from the exons ATGAGCGCAGCGTTCCCGCCGTCGCTGATGATGATGCAGCGCCCGCTGGGGAGTAGCACCGCCTTCAGCATAGACTCGCTGATCGGCAGCCCGCCGCAGCCCAGCCCAGGCCATTTCGTCTACACTGGCTACCCCATGTTCATGCCCTACCGGCCGGTagtgctgccgccgccgccgccgccgccgcccgcgctGCCCCAGGCCGCGCTGCAGCCAGCGCTGCCGCCCGCACACCCTCACCACCAGATCCCCAGCCTGCCCACCGGCTTCTGCTCCAGCCTGGCGCAGGGCATGGCGCTCACCTCTACGCTCATGGCCACGCTCCCCGGCGGCTTCTCCGCGTCGCCCCAGCACCAGGAGGCGGCAGCGGCCCGCAAGTTCGCGCCGCAGCCGCTGCCCGGCGGCGGTAACTTCGACAAGGCGGAGGCGCTGCAGGCTGACGCAGAGGACGGCAAAGGCTTCCTGGCCAAAGAGGGCTCGCTGCTCGCCTTCTCCGCGGCCGAGGCGGTGCAGGCTTCGCTCG TCGGGGCTGTCCGAGGGCAAGGGAAAGACGAGTCAAAGGTGGAAGACGACCCGAAGGGCAAGGAGGAGAGCTTCTCACTGGAGAGCGATGTGGACTACAGCTCGGATGACAATCTGACTGGCCAGGCAGCTCACAAGGAGGAAGACCCGGGCCACGCACTGGAGGAGACCCCGCCGAGCAGCGGCGCGGCGGGCAGCACCACGTCTACTGGCAAGAACCGGCGGCGGCGGACTGCCTTCACCAGCGAGCAGCTGCTGGAGCTGGAGAAGGAGTTCCACTGCAAAAAGTACCTCTCCTTGACCGAGCGCTCGCAGATCGCCCACGCCCTCAAACTCAGCGAGGTGCAGGTGAAAATCTGGTTCCAGAACCGACGGGCCAAGTGGAAACGAGTGAAGGCGGGCAATGCCAATTCCAAGACAGGGGAGCCCTCCCGGAACCCTAAGATCGTCGTCCCCATCCCCGTCCACGTCAGCAGGTTCGCTATCAGAAGTCAGCATCAGCAGCTAGAGCAGGCCCGGCCCTGA
- the GBX2 gene encoding homeobox protein GBX-2 isoform X2, which produces MSAAFPPSLMMMQRPLGSSTAFSIDSLIGSPPQPSPGHFVYTGYPMFMPYRPVVLPPPPPPPPALPQAALQPALPPAHPHHQIPSLPTGFCSSLAQGMALTSTLMATLPGGFSASPQHQEAAAARKFAPQPLPGGGNFDKAEALQADAEDGKGFLAKEGSLLAFSAAEAVQASLVLLYRSVVTWGPGRGCPRARERRVKGGRRPEGQGGELLTGERCGLQLG; this is translated from the exons ATGAGCGCAGCGTTCCCGCCGTCGCTGATGATGATGCAGCGCCCGCTGGGGAGTAGCACCGCCTTCAGCATAGACTCGCTGATCGGCAGCCCGCCGCAGCCCAGCCCAGGCCATTTCGTCTACACTGGCTACCCCATGTTCATGCCCTACCGGCCGGTagtgctgccgccgccgccgccgccgccgcccgcgctGCCCCAGGCCGCGCTGCAGCCAGCGCTGCCGCCCGCACACCCTCACCACCAGATCCCCAGCCTGCCCACCGGCTTCTGCTCCAGCCTGGCGCAGGGCATGGCGCTCACCTCTACGCTCATGGCCACGCTCCCCGGCGGCTTCTCCGCGTCGCCCCAGCACCAGGAGGCGGCAGCGGCCCGCAAGTTCGCGCCGCAGCCGCTGCCCGGCGGCGGTAACTTCGACAAGGCGGAGGCGCTGCAGGCTGACGCAGAGGACGGCAAAGGCTTCCTGGCCAAAGAGGGCTCGCTGCTCGCCTTCTCCGCGGCCGAGGCGGTGCAGGCTTCGCTCG TCCTCCTCTACCGCTCCGTGGTGACCTGGGGTCCTGG TCGGGGCTGTCCGAGGGCAAGGGAAAGACGAGTCAAAGGTGGAAGACGACCCGAAGGGCAAGGAGGAGAGCTTCTCACTGGAGAGCGATGTGGACTACAGCTCGGATGA